One Microplitis mediator isolate UGA2020A chromosome 3, iyMicMedi2.1, whole genome shotgun sequence DNA segment encodes these proteins:
- the LOC130665181 gene encoding dual specificity protein kinase splB-like codes for MNETSKEYILQWSGHAASITERFSGLLAKQALVDVTLICQEQKLRVHKLVLASCSFYFEEMLEQDLGQEPIILLKDLDFDILKAMVEFMYCGETTIAHCHLKPLLEAAHVFKVKDLESIVKCMMSTKNYIDDTDKSSKSDKDLSDTVSPIRNCVQVKLSGRESTEKSSTESSDNKISKSDQPAELEHTPPELKQTSVELGHPTLDNEHEAAIFYDMIESTNELATRSNENQSKNHFQRNVSNLKNFSLLNNKTNGDNQPQLANNNTILNDLSTNTDKEHEKTCSHKNKNLESNLDLSDLPSRVGECSKVYTYKKRKLTDCRKTALLNTSDLLTRSQPTDCIDLSDDLSCDTTPITLPSLALDMNATDKVWSLNTDNIHYIIGNTVNQTNALIRDRQRIIYEEIDGEKSIIPNHKSIRQIKELFSVDNDNISMGRTPILRRSVRLNQLETDDSVNNNHSNNNNNNNNEETQKIKDKHNVFKSLSKSLTKSKRKKESSTNGSVPDENTVSKKSVNNNSRSRNNKLTSKSAGSSRRLSKIKDEKSRSKFKKTVKMTKIESLDTDGCSPVKLNTIATVERALWGDMSDVMENHETATMIPEYSMSKEIPFAVGLLPLHAALERMQAMPDYQPRKTRSSFATPMKHEANCLKRKAGAVGGAAAISNNPTTTTTTTTTDYETTSNKKQSSLEQIVDNTSSTFCHIKIQTSSQCSSQSCDNSTTDHLVTIESNFHKR; via the exons ATGAATGAGACGAGCAAAGAATATATTCTGCAGTGGTCAGGCCATGCCGCGAGCATCACGGAGAGATTTAGTGGTTTATTAGCTAAACAAGCACTTGTGGATGTTACTTTAATTTGTCAAGAACAAAAATTACGTGTACATAAATTAGTACTGGCTTCATGTAGTTTTTATTTTGAg gAAATGCTGGAGCAAGATTTAGGTCAAGAGCCAATAATATTGTTGAAAGACTTGGACTTTGATATTCTTAAAGCGATGGTTGAATTTATGTATTGTGGGGAAACTACAATAGCTCATTGCCATTTAAAACCATTGTTAGAAGCTGCACATGTTTTTAaa GTAAAAGATCTCGAGTCAATTGTCAAATGTATGatgtcaacaaaaaattatatcgatGATACCGataaatcatcaaaatcagACAAAGATTTAAGTGACACTGTTAGTCCAATTCGTAATTGCGTTCAAGTTAAATTGAGCGGCAGAGAATCTACTGAAAAGTCATCAACTGAATCATCCGACAataagatttcaaaatctgatcaaCCAGCGGAACTAGAGCACACACCGCCAGAATTAAAACAAACATCAGTAGAATTAGGACATCCAACCCTAGATAATGAACATGAAGCTGCAATATTTTACGATATGATTGAAAGTACAAACGAATTAGCCACCCGATCAAATGAAAATCAgtcaaaaaatcatttccaacgtaacgttagtaatttaaaaaattttagcctactaaataataaaacgaatGGTGACAATCAGCCACAATTAGCgaataataatacaattttaaatgatttatcaACTAATACCGATAAAGAACATGAAAAAACTTGTTcgcataaaaacaaaaatttagaaagTAATTTAGATTTATCAGACCTTCCTAGTAGAGTCGGCGAgtgttcaaaagtttatacgtacaaaaaacgaaaattaacGGATTGTAGAAAAACTGCGTTACTGAATACATCTGATTTATTGACTAGATCACAGCCAACTGATTGTATAGATTTGTCAGATGATTTATCCTGTGATACAACACCGATTACCCTACCGTCCTTAGCTTTAGATATGAACGCAACAGACAAAGTTTGGAGTTTAAATACCGATAACATTCATTATATAATAGGTAATACAGTAAATCAAACTAATGCATTGATAAGAGATCGACAGAGAATTATTTACGAAGAAATAGACGGGGAGAAATCGATTATTCCCAATCACAAAAGCATACGTCAgattaaagaattattttcCGTCGACAATGACAACATTTCTATGGGACGAACCCCAATATTGAGACGAAGTGTTCGTCTTAATCAACTAGAAACTGATGATTctgttaataataatcatagtaataataacaacaataataataatgaggaAACTCAAAAGATTAAGGACAAACATAACGTATTTAAGAGCTTGAGTAAATCATTAACTAAAAGTAAACGCAAAAAAGAATCATCAACTAATGGTAGCGTACCCGATGAAAATACTGTGTCGaaaaaaagtgtaaataataattcccgGTCtcgaaataataaacttacgTCTAAGAGTGCTGGTAGTTCTCGTCGtttgtcaaaaataaaagacgAAAAGTCACGGagtaaatttaagaaaactgTAAAGATGACAAAGATCGAATCTTTGGATACTGATGGATGTTCTCcggttaaattaaatactattGCGACAGTAGAACGTGCGTTGTGGGGTGACATGTCTGATGTTATGGAAAATCATGAGACTGCGACGATGATACCTGAGTATTCGATGAGCAAAGAGATACCTTTCGCTGTGGGTTTGCTGCCACTTCATGCGGCGTTGGAGAGGATGCAAGCAATGCCGGATTATCAGCCACGAAAAACGAGATCATCTTTTGCTACTCCTATGAAACATGAAGCTAATTGTCTTAAACGTAAAGCTGGTGCTGTTGGTGGAGCTGCTGCTATTAGTAATAAtcctactactactactactactactactactgatTATGAAACTACTAGTAACAAAAAACAATCTAGCCTTGAACAAATTGTTGATAATACATCTAGTACTTTTTGccatataaaaattcaaacgtCTTCCCAATGTAGTTCTCAAAGTTGCGACAATTCCACGACGGATCATTTGGTTACAATCGaatcgaattttcataaaCGATGA